Within the Taeniopygia guttata chromosome 1, bTaeGut7.mat, whole genome shotgun sequence genome, the region CCCACTGTATGTACAGACATAGAATATATCCAAGCAGAGGGAGGTTTGTggcccagcccaggctctgcagtgcAGAAATGCTCTGCCTGAACATGGTGTATGTATCTACacagtgtatatatatataaatatatatgtggaTAACTGCATTTTTCGTGTCTGCTTATAATAATCACACCTAAGTGGATTTAAGCAATTTGCTTCAAATCTCCAGGGTTGAGCACCCCTCCAGCttggctgcctgcagctggtcaAGTGTGCAGCTCCATCCTGACTTGCTCTCTGCAGGTACACAGATTCTCCTCAGGTACCTGGCCACCACCCATCCATGCTGGCAGTCCCAGTGTGTCTCCTTGCCATCATGAGGTTGAGGAAGGTGTCCAGGGTGGTCACAGGCTCTTGGATGATGCTCAGAGATCTCAGCATCAcggctgggctgggatagagAGGGATCCTGCAGCAGCATTAGCTCAAACACCTGGTtttgcaggagctgcctccctgTCCTGACAGTGACAATGACTCTGGGTTGGGGCACAGAATATGatggaggaagaaaaggcagCCCCATGCTTTCCCTTGCCCTGAGCTCATCCGCGCCAAAATCCCCTCTGATGCATCTTTGGGGTCCTGCAATGGAAGGGCAAAATGCCTAGGAGCTCCgagagcaggggctggagggaCAACCCCAGCGTGATGTGCCCATCTCCTCCCAGACAGGAGGAAGGTGACGGACTGGGAGGGCCGGGCCACGCCATCCGGACCCAGGAGAGGGCGCAAAATATTTAGATTTGGAGAAATCCGGTTGATCTGTGAGTGTCCACCTGGctccagggagggagggaggagccCTGCACCCAGAGCCTGGAGAGGACCCATGGGAGGAGGTGGCCGAAAAAATCGAACCGCAATAAAGCTctgggagggggggagggggagggaaattAATCAGCTTCCAAAAGGTCTGGTGGTGGCTGCAAGGGCTGCACGGGCTCAGGTGGTCGCATCCAACAGCCTCAGGATGTTGTTCCTGATACTGGAATCACTAATTTGGAATGTTTTTGAAGAGGaggggacacacagagctctctttGGATCTTACCAGATCCTGCCCTGCCTTGGAGTCCAGTGAGCAGGCCCCTTGGCACCACCGAGCCTGGAAGTGATGGGAATAAAGGGATGCCTTGGAAATGGGGTGAAGGCTTCAAAAAATCTCCTTTGCTTGGCAGatgctcaaagccagcagctgaggAACAGCTCCTACAGAAATGAGTGGGAATTAAATACATGGCTCTTCCCAAAATGCCACCTGGGGGGGGGGACATCGTGGGGACGTCATTCTTGCCGCCAGGAGACACCCAGGCCTGGGGGAAACAGGGtggagggtgggaagggagagCCAGGGAAGGAAGAATTGCTGGGGTGGAGCACCTCACGGCATCGCTGCGGGCGCTTTTTAGGTCCTGAAAAATCCATTTACAGGAggtgttggatttttttttttccctttttttgtgcCTCGGTGTCAGAGCCAGCAATATTTTCTACATGGCCAGAacacctctgcagccccatcCATGTCTCCAAGGCCACAGCTCACCCACCAGCCGTCCGAGCCACCTTCATTTTTCACATCCCCAGCGATAAATCTGCTgtcttggggggaaaaaagggttaTAGGCTTCAAATAGCAAGCGCTGACAAGCGATGCTGAAAACCCACGAGCAAGTCTGTTCACGGGGCAGTGCTTTCCTGCAAGCTTTGCAAGTTGGGAACAAGGTGTTCTCTCCTCCCTGAGATGAGCAGCAAAGCAAGGTCTGGAGGAATCTGATGCAATGGGAAGAGTCTTTCACTGGCACTcacattttttgtttatttatccTGTTTCCccctaaaaagaaaaagctgggaAGGATGGAGGGAATCACacagtggtttgggttgggagggatctTAAAGACCACCCAATTTCAAcaccctgctctgggcagggacaccttccactatcccaggttgctccaagccccagtgtccagcctggccttgggcacttccagggatcatGGGGcagtcccagtttctctgggcaccctgtgccagggccacaccaccctcacagagaagaatttcttcccaatatgtCACTTAAATCTCCCCTATTTTAGTTTAAAGCTGTCCCCCTTCATCGTATCACTATCTGCCCATGTAAAAAGTTGCTCGCCCATTTTGTTATAAGCCACTTTATAAAAGGGAAGGGGGATGAAGGatgctgggggtgggggggtggggggtgtgTGGAAGAAAGGATGCAGGGGGAAACGAAGGATGCAGGAGGGGGTGAAAGATGCAGGGGGGTGCGAGATGCTCCTGCTTAGCCCGTGAGCAAGAGGGCAGCTGCAAAGCCGCCTtcctctcccccctcccctctaaagggaaaaaaaaaaaaaaaaaaaaaaagaagaaaaattaaataaataatttttaaaagggagCAAAACTTCAACCCTCCCCCTCTGCTGGAGCAAACCCCGCCTCCGGGGAGGAAAGTTTATTTGAatgcaacaaataaaaaagcagggggtgagggaggaggaaaagccaaaaaaaaaaaaaaaaggaaaaaaaaaaagaaggggtgggggctggggggggggagagagagagaaaacaaagcgGGAGGGATGCAGCCCGCCGGCAGCCCGGAGgaggagcggggccgggcggtgcctgcggcggggccggggccggggcgcggcggcggcggcggggccggggggcgggcggaggcggcggcggcggcggcgggggggcaCCGACAATGGCGGAGGGGGGCAGCGGCCGGGGGGTAGCGGCGGCTCGGTGCCTCCTGCCCGCCTCCTCCccgccttcctcctcctcctcctcctcctccttcttcttcccgGGTAGGAAAGTTTCAGCGCCGATCGCGGAGCAACAACCGGGCCGGGCTTTTGGCAGCCTGGCCCCGTCGGTACGGCAGCTTTCGCTTCGTTTCACCGAGCCGGAGCCGACGGGCCCGGTTCATGCCGGGGCTCAGCCGCCGTCCCCGGCTccaccgccgcccccgccgccgccgccgtcgCCGCCGGGCCCGGGGTTAAACGCGGAGCCGCCGCGCTGGCCCAGCGTCCCGGCGATGCGGAAACTCTTCGGGGAAAGCTGCCGGCAGCCGACGGCGGCGAccgggaatgggatggggaacGGCAGCGGGAGTGGGAGCGGGAGCGCCCGCGGAGCTcccccgccgcctccgcccCGCAGCCGCGTCCCGCACCCGGCGCTCCGCTCTCCCCGCGGAGCTCCGCCGGAGCCCGGCCCGCATTCCTGGCATAACTCGACTCGACCGCAaccaccctcctcctccccatcgCCCCGCTCCAACGGGGACGATGAAGCCGCGGCGGCCCGTTCTCCCCGCGCTTCGTCGGGCAGCGAAGGCGAAGGGCAGAGCGCTGCCCTCCGGCCCCGCGCCGCACGGAAGAAGAAGGAGGGCACGGCGGATGGCGATGCCGAGGCCGAAGGCTGCGCTAGGGTGGTCCCCCGCCACCCGCTGCCCATGGTGGCCCGCGTCTCCAAGGTGAACATCCTGCCCTTCGGCAGCCCCGGCGGGTCACGCAGCAGCAGTCGCTATTCCAGCACGGAGACGCTGAAGGAAGAGGAGCAGTTTGGAGTCTGTTGGCCCAGCCAAGGACGGACTTTCCAGGCAGGTTATGGTATCTATCGATCGCCCAGTTTCGGGGCCAGCGATGGCCTGGCGTGGGGACAGCCGGGGGTCCGCGTCCGCCCCAAGCTGCCCCAGAGCGTGGCCAAGGCAAAACTGGACTATGGGAGCGAGAGCCTGCACCAGCCAGGGCTGGAAGGGGAGCAGGCCAAGCATCGCAAGTCCTTGTCCAACCCTGACATTGCCACTGAGACCCTGACTCTGCTCAGCTTCCTCAAATCAGACCTCTCAGAGCTGAAGGTGAAGAAGAAAGGTGTGAGGATCGGCCTTGATGTGGGCTCCGACGGATGCTCCAGCGTTGCCAGCTCCTCCCCAGGCGGCTGCGGTGCCGCTCATCCCCAAAACCGCTGGGCGCCGGGCGAGCGGCCAACGCTCAAGGACCTAACGGCCACTTTACGTCGTGCCAAGTCCTTCACCTGCTCAGAAAAATCCGGGACGCGGCGGCTTTTCCTGCAGAGCACCATGAAGCAGAGCTCCTCCGAGCTCCTTCTGGCTTCTACGGACGGCCAGGACCAGGTGGCTCCAGgtgggggacagcaggggatcGAGGATCCTCTCCCCATGGTCATCCAGGACCAGTACATCCAGGAGGCGAGGCAGGTGTTTGAGAAGATCAGCAGGATGGGTTCCCAGCAGGACTACGGCTTTGCCGCCGAGCAGAAGGACAGCGGAGGTGTGGAGGGCGCTGAGGTGGTGGCACCGACGACGGGGACGACAGATGCGACCCTTCGGGGACAGGTGGAGAGCACGAGGTGTTTGAAGGACgtggagctggaggagaacCTCGCTCACAGTAAATCTGCGGAGGAGCTGTCGGGTCACGAGTCAAGCGTGACGGATGAGGGCATCGTCACGGAGCCAGAGCCTGTGGGGATGCGCTTCCAAGCCCTGCACGCAGCTGTGGACACCTGGATGCTGCCCAGTGCCGGGCCTGCAGCCGGTGACTCCGAAACGCTGCTGCCCGCTCGCCCGACGGCAGCGGTTGAAGACCTTCCGGCTGGCAAACCCGAGATGCCGAGCACCCCTGGCAGCCTGCGGCGGCGACGTAAGTTCCCGTCAGCGGGCGCCAATGGGATGGAGGGCGGCAGTGAGGGTGGCACCGAGCCCTACCGCTCCCTCAGCGACCCCATGCCTCACCGGAGACGCTCAGTGGCGGAGGAGGCAAAGAATTTCTCAGTCGACAGCAACCTGCTGGGCTCGCTGAGTGCCAAGGCGGGCATCCCCCAGCCCGCCGCCATCGCGGGCAGCGCGGGCAGCGCGGGCAGCGACCTTTCCCTGGGCAGCGATGGGCCCCGGGACTACAGCAGCCTCATCCGCACCATCGTCAGCCAGCCCGGCGCCATGGCCAAGCTGGGCGATGACAAGGCCAACGGCAAGACCATCAAGAAGAAGTCGCTGAGTGACCCCAGCCGCCGCGGCGAGCTGGCACCTGGCGCCTTTGAGGGTCCCGGTGAGGCCATCAGCGAGCTGGAGCCCAGCATTCCCCCGTCCAGCAGCGAGCCCATCCTCTCAGCACAGCCCACAGCACCGGGCACCGGCCGCAGCTACGGCTTTGACCCCAAGCTGGCCGACGTGCTGTCCCCTCGCATCGCCCGCCGCAGCTCCAAGAAGCGCTCCAACCGTGCAGCTCACCAGGAGAACCAGCCGCCCCCAGCGCCCGCTGTCCTCGCCAAGAGCCGCCCGGCCACCAAGCACGTCCGTCACACCAGCGAGCCCGCCACCTTTGTCCCCATCACCGTCCCCGAGTCACTCGTCCCCTCCGGCCACCACGGCCACCTCCCTGCGCCGGCTGCCGGCCGCTCACCTGGAAAATCCTTCCCGACCCTCCAGCCGCCTTCGCTGGAGGATGTCACCAAGCGGTACATGCTGGCCCTCAACTCAGGTGACATGTCCCCCAGTCCTGGGGATGGACCCCGCTCGCCACCCGCTGCCCCACCGCCCCAGCTGCCCCGGTGCTCCCGTCTGCCCGACCAACACGGCCCCAGGACCAAGCCACAGGTGGTAAGTGCCCATCCATCCTAAAAGCACCTTTGTTTCATGGGGTGCACCACCCATCCAAAGCACTGGTAGCTTTGGGAGTCTCTCATGTGTCCCTTGTGGTGGACAAACTCCCATCTGCGGAGTAACTGCTGGATGGCCAAGAGCCCTCCCAGACCTTTCTGGTGGTCCCCAGGGGATGAGCTCTTGTTTGTTGGGGCAACCTCCCTGATAAAAAGGTGGGTTTTGGATGGGAAAAAGCAGTTTTGGATGggaaaaagcaatttaaatagCACCAAGTTTTGGTGGAAGAGGCTTTTAGAAATGTATTATGTTTATATATAACATCTCTGAGTGATGCTATGTAAGGTACTGATGAATTGACCATCCCTGAGGTGCTGAACCaaaaattgcctttttcttGGCTGGGAAGGCTGGGAAATGATCCTTCTGCTTGGGAATCCTCATGTTACACCCCTTATTGagcaaaactgcattttcctctctgaaaaaACACCACCCCTCTACTTGGGATCATGAGCATTGCCGTGCTGGTGCAtgggaagaaaggggaaaaatatttttgtgcatGCACTGAATATTTGATTGATAGGTGAAAGTTTGATCCTCTCTGGGGAAGAAATGGTGCAGTCTGGGGGGTGTGAAGGTGCTCTGCTCACCCTGAAGCACAGCTGCGTGCTTTGGGATCTTTCCTGGGATGGGTTTTTGGCATCGCTGGCGCCTTGGCTGTTGTTTGAACATGGACTTGGGTTCCCATCACTCCGGGTGTTTGTGCCGGGAAGGGCTTGGAAGCAtcacctcctgctgcagcacagcagtgccagcacccacGGGGCTTTTAATAGCTCCGGGAGAAGCCCAGAAATACCCGTTCCTGTGGGGGATCTGCTGAGAGCTCACAGGAAtggtgctggcagggctctCTCCCCTGCTCCAAACCGATTTAAGAGGATGGGCTGGACTATTCCCTTCCAGCAGGCGCTGGCAGCCAAGCGTGAAGTCCCCGGGGCTGAGCCCAGCCATGTAACCCTtgctggccagggcagagctaCATGGAGAGAGGCTGCTTTTCTTTggatcctcccaaaatcccccagcaGTTTCCTCACAGGGTATTCTATTGGGATTTGGCATCCTCTTCACAGGATATTCTCTGAGatccagcagccctgcagcagcatcaTCATCCCCAGGAGGTTCTCCCGGGGTCTGGCATCCCCACAGCATCATTCCCCCAGGTTATTGTCTTGGAATCCATCATCCCTGCAGCAACATTCccctcaaaatattttccagggaTTTCTGCTCCCCatccagctccttctcctgtTGTTGTCCCCACTGCCAGACAACAACCGTTGGTGGCTGAGAATGGGATGGCCACTCTTGGCCGCTGTATGAAACATCCTTGAGGATGTTTTGAGTGAATCTGGGGGGAATTTGGCAGCATTTTTTGTCTGATTTGGTTTAGGTTTAGTTTTTTGTCTTCTCCGATCATGGGCTGCAAAGTGCTATGAAACCATCGAGCATCATAATTAAAATGGGTTAACAAGGAACCTCCTGGAGCTTTGGCTGGTGCTGCCGTGGGGACTTTGGCAGGTCCCCAAGGTGAGGCTGTGCACCTACTGGCATTTCTAAATAATTCATATGTTTAGTTTATATAATATATGGTTTATCTTAATAATTTATAGAGAGATATTTCTTACTCAGGCAGGTCACTGTGGTGTCCTGGGGCTGGTACCTGATGGCCCCAATATCAGGCATGCTCTGCTGACCCCATACTCTGATACACCCCCAGCCCTGGTTTGATCCCAACTTTGGGatgatttggggtggatttttacCAGCTGGGAGCCCTGTTTGGCCGAGCATGTCCTCAGGTGGATGGGCCACCTTGTGGAAGCAGACCCTGAGGATGCTGCTCCTCACCTTGCCTGAACCCTCTGGCCTCGGGGAACAGGGTGCGAATTTTCCCTTTTAAGGGCAACACCGCAGCTGTATCTTCAAATCTCTCTCCTGCCTTGGGATTTCTTTGTGCTCCAGCCATATCCTAACTGAAAacaggatttttatttctctttttgattTATTAGATGGTGGAGCTGGgatgttttatttcagatgGCATCAACTTTGCCTGGGGCGGGCCAAGGGGGACTTGCAAGGGAGTTGCTTTAATTCTAAGTGAGAGCACCGAGGACCGGATATAACTTGGCACTGGGATGGCTGGCTGGGAACAGGGATTTATGTGCTCCCTGAccagcagagaagaaatcagctttattttttacttttagatttttttcccctccctaaCTCAATGGAAAGGGCCAGTGTTGCAAGGATGTGAGTCTCTATGGGGAAATGGCCACCTCCACTTTTTGTGGGATGGGAGCATCTATCTCGTATCATGGTGATGCTGGTGAGATGGTGTCCATCTCCAGCAGACTGTACTGGGAAGGGATTCATATGGGGTCTGGCACCTCTGGGGTGATGGTCCCTTAAAATATTCTCCCCACAAAATCTTTCACCCTCAAGGTATTCCCTTGGGGTGGAGTATCCCTGCAGCATCATTCCCCCAGGATATTTTCCCAGGTCCCGTGGTTTGGTGGTGTCTTTGGCAGAGGTGCATCTGGCATGTCCCACCCAGAGAGGTAAAGTGGTGTTCTCCCTCGGGGGCAGCACTGTTTGTCCTGGGTGCTTTCCAGCAATTCTCCATGGGGCTGGAGCCATCCAGTTCATCCTGGGTGCAGAAGAGCTCCTTCACCCTGTGCCTGATGATGGGCTTTTAATTCCTCAGGAGTCGTTAGCAGCACATCCCACTCTGGTGGATCctgtgggagaaaaaaaccccaaaactcaaGATAAAGGCTTTTCCCTGCTTCCAGCATCCCAAAAACTGCAGGAATGGGCAGAACACACAAGCACATGTGTGTGCACCCATAGGCAGCCCCACACAGCTTAGCAGCAAGTCAGGATGCATTTAGGATActtttgggatggatttggggccCATTTGCTGCCAGACTGGCAACCCCTTGGATCTCTCTTCCCCCCATGGCTGAATCCGTCTGGGGATGGAAAATTAGGTATGCTCACTGTCATGCTGTGTTTGTTGACTTAGCAGCACTCGGACTAAACaggaaaatattgatttaaatatAGCACCTCTGGGGAGCACGGGAGTCGTGGGAACGTGGCCCCGGTGCCCCGGCCGCTGCCTTCCCCACCTGCGGGTCCCCGAGCGGGGTGGCCGCACCCCAGAAAAGCCATCAGGGATGGAGGGGGATCCCGGAGGGAAACGGCGGGGTCACGTTCCC harbors:
- the ARHGEF17 gene encoding rho guanine nucleotide exchange factor 17, whose amino-acid sequence is MAEGGSGRGVAAARCLLPASSPPSSSSSSSSFFFPGRKVSAPIAEQQPGRAFGSLAPSVRQLSLRFTEPEPTGPVHAGAQPPSPAPPPPPPPPPSPPGPGLNAEPPRWPSVPAMRKLFGESCRQPTAATGNGMGNGSGSGSGSARGAPPPPPPRSRVPHPALRSPRGAPPEPGPHSWHNSTRPQPPSSSPSPRSNGDDEAAAARSPRASSGSEGEGQSAALRPRAARKKKEGTADGDAEAEGCARVVPRHPLPMVARVSKVNILPFGSPGGSRSSSRYSSTETLKEEEQFGVCWPSQGRTFQAGYGIYRSPSFGASDGLAWGQPGVRVRPKLPQSVAKAKLDYGSESLHQPGLEGEQAKHRKSLSNPDIATETLTLLSFLKSDLSELKVKKKGVRIGLDVGSDGCSSVASSSPGGCGAAHPQNRWAPGERPTLKDLTATLRRAKSFTCSEKSGTRRLFLQSTMKQSSSELLLASTDGQDQVAPGGGQQGIEDPLPMVIQDQYIQEARQVFEKISRMGSQQDYGFAAEQKDSGGVEGAEVVAPTTGTTDATLRGQVESTRCLKDVELEENLAHSKSAEELSGHESSVTDEGIVTEPEPVGMRFQALHAAVDTWMLPSAGPAAGDSETLLPARPTAAVEDLPAGKPEMPSTPGSLRRRRKFPSAGANGMEGGSEGGTEPYRSLSDPMPHRRRSVAEEAKNFSVDSNLLGSLSAKAGIPQPAAIAGSAGSAGSDLSLGSDGPRDYSSLIRTIVSQPGAMAKLGDDKANGKTIKKKSLSDPSRRGELAPGAFEGPGEAISELEPSIPPSSSEPILSAQPTAPGTGRSYGFDPKLADVLSPRIARRSSKKRSNRAAHQENQPPPAPAVLAKSRPATKHVRHTSEPATFVPITVPESLVPSGHHGHLPAPAAGRSPGKSFPTLQPPSLEDVTKRYMLALNSGDMSPSPGDGPRSPPAAPPPQLPRCSRLPDQHGPRTKPQVDMRKHVIMTLLDTEQSYVESLRTLMQGYMKPLKQPENSLLCDPSLVDEIFDQIPELLEHHEQFLEQIHDCVQNWHEKQKVGDLLVQSFSKDVLVNIYSAYIDNFLNAKDAVRIAKEARPAFMKFLEQSMRENKEKQALSDLMIKPVQRIPRYELLVKDLLKHTPEDHPDHPFLIDAQRNIKQVAERINKGMKSAEEVERNARIVQEIESHIEGMEDLQAPLRRFLRQEMVVEVKAVGGKKDRSFFLFTDLLVCTTLKRKSGSLRRSSMSLYTAASVIDTASKYKLLWKLPLEDVDIVKGASQATNRESIQKSISRLDEDLNTLGQVSKLSETLSFPHQGLDDVIKDLMAAIHRELSEKQSLSFSMAFPPNKVELSTTKADGTESFIFEFPNPDARLGFEQAFEDAKKKLASSKNCLDPEFLKAIPIMKTRSGMQFSCASPSHGSPESSHEVWVCNSDGYVGQVCLLSIRKEPTVEACIAVCSARILCIASVPGLKRAYRERAEPLGSPSAELGPAPPEDAGPQPCLHISISGSSLELSEPVDGGNRELVPFDSDDTDDESSPSPSGTLHSQASHSTISSSFGNEEISSCKEAAVETTSSEEEQEPGFMPITGTYGQSRHGESPTDGRALRRSSRGSFTRGSLEDLLSLDPEAHQSSMWLGTEDGCIHVYQSSDNIRNRKNSMKMQHAAAVMCILYLDNQVFVSLANGELVVYQREAGRFWDPQNSKSLSLGSPGSPITKMVAVAGKLWCGCQNRVMVLNTTTLAQEHTLQVGQDGGRSVTCMVSAGSGVWVALQGSAQVRLYHATTYEQLAEADITPPVHKMLAGSDAIIRQHKAACLRITALLACKDLLWIGTSAGVVLTLAVSPKAAPTLVGLSQGHTGHVRFLTAIELPDGFDVLFPLPRDTGAEKPSEAEKRDPSRPRAPALALSKPKMLVISGGDGYEDFRLTSSSETVGRDDSTNHLLLWRA